From Proteiniborus sp. DW1:
TTTCAAGTTCAACTGGAAGTATCTTACCTTCAAATAAAGTGTCAGCTTTAGCTAAAACTCTTATATAGTTAGTTGTATAGCCTTCTATAAAATCCATGCTTATTTTTGATTGTTCTTCAAATAAAACATCTAATGTAGAACTAATGAATTTTTCATTAAATTTTTGAGTATTTTCATCCCCTATTTTTATTAGTTCCTTACTCCTAAGCTGTTTTATATTTCCTGGCAATTGATTTTTATGTTTCGCAGCAGGTGTACCTTTTCTAGGCGAGTAAGGGAACACATGTATTTTAGAAAATCCAATTTCATTAACAAGTCTACATGTTTCAGAAAATTCTTCTTCAGTTTCTCCTGGAAATCCTACTATTATATCTGTAGTAATACCTGCGTTGGGCATATATTCTCTTATTAGTTCTACTATTTTCCGATACTCATCAGTCGAATACTTTCTATTCATTCTTTTTAAAACAGAATCACTTCCACTTTGTAGTGATAGGTGAAAGTGGTCACATGCCTTTGGAAGCTTAGTCAGTCTATCTAAAAATTCTTTGGTCACAATAGTAGGTTCTATAGACCCTAATCTAATTCTTTCAATACCAGAAATCTGATGCACACTCTCTATAACATCTATTAATCTAATTTCTCCCATATCTTTACCATACGAAGCTATATGTATACCAGTCAATACAACCTCTTTGAATCCACTTTTTGCGAGTTTATCTACCTCAGTCAATATATTTTCTAATTTTCTACTTCTTATTGGACCTCGAGCATATGGTATTATACAATATGAACAGAACTGATTACAGCCCTCTTGAATTTTCAAAAATGCCCTTGTTTTTCCTTCGATGTTCTCAATCATCATTTCTTCAAACTCATGTTGCTTCATAATATCAGTTACTATATTGATTTTTTCTTTACTCTCTCTTACCCGATTACTTAGTTCTACAATTCTATTCCTGTCTTTGGTGCCAATAATTATATCAACCTCGTCAATTGCCATTATCTCTTCAGAAGCAGTCTGGGCATAACACCCTACAACAGCAACAACTGCATCTGGATTGTTATTCTTTGCTCGGCGGATGAACTGTCTTGATTTTCTATCACCAAGATTGGTTATGGTACAAGTATTTATGACGTATACATCTGCAATCTCATCCTCATGTACTACCTCATAGCCGTTCTTTTCAAAAAGCTCCGCCATTGCCTCTGTTTCATATTGATTTACTTTACAGCCTAGAGTATGAAAAGCAACTTTGCTCATTAAATCACCCCTAAATCTCCTAGTTCGTATAATACTATTGCAGATGTAATAAATCCTGCTGTTTCAGTTCTCAGTATCCTAGGGCCAAGAGATACTATCTTAGCTCCAATAGCTTTTAACAATTTAATTTCTTTATCTTCAAATCCACCTTCTGGTCCAATTATTATATTTACTTTTTTATAAGATTTATCTTTTAATACTTCTTTAATCCCCATAATCTCTTCATTCTCATAAGGAACTATTATAAATTCATCTCTACTCAGAGTTTCTAACACCTCTTCAAAAGTAAGAATCTGACATACCTCTGGAATTATACTCCGCTTACTTTGCTTCGCGGCTTCTTCAGCTATCTTATGCCACCTTTCAAGCTTCTTCTCCTCTTTTTTTCTATCTTGTATTTTCACTACAGTTCTATCAGTTATGACGGGAATAATTTTAGCCACTCCTAATTCTGTAGACTTTTGTACAATTAAATCCATTTTTGTAGACTTAGGTATTCCTTGATACAGTATAACTTCAATAGGAGGCTCTGTGTCAGATACTTTAGTCTCTAAAATATTGCAAATTACTTTTTCCTTAGACAAATCACAAATCTCTGCAACATAGTCAGTACCCTGTTTATCGCATAGAGATACGATATCACCTTCAATAAGTCTTAAGACATTTTTTATGTGTTTGACATCCTCACCTATTATCGTGATTTTATTGTCTTGTATATTTTCCTTATCAACAAAAAATCTATGCATAATTTTATTCACCCAACTTAGCTACTACACTTGCCCATTCACCTAAAGTAATTGTATCGATTATTTCCAAACCTTCTGCTATCATCGCTTCTTTAACCATATCTATTTTTTCATGTATTATTCCAGATGTAATAAAAATTCCACCCTTTTTTAGAAATCTAGGTATATCTTTAGTTAAAACTACAATAATCTCTGCAATTATATTTGCAACTATAATATCACTAGTTTCATTAACTACATCTAGTAAGTTTCCATGTCTGACATCTATTATATCTTCAACATTGTTAATTCTAGCATTTTCCTTTGTTACCTTAACAGCTAGCTCATCAAAATCAACAGCTACAACTTTTTCGGCACCAAGCTTTGCTGATGCTATTGACAATATTCCACTTCCACAGCCTACATCAAAAACAGTCTGTCCTGAATCTATGTATTTCTCAAGCTGCCTAATACATAATATAGTAGTTTCATGAGTGCCCGTACCAAATGCCATGCCTGGATCAAGCTCTAATATTATGTCATTATCCTCTTTTTTATATTCCTCCCAAGTAGGCTTCACTACAATCCTATCTCCTATTTTTTTAGGCTTATAGTATTTTTTCCATGCCTCTGCCCAATCCTTCTCATATACTTCTGAAGTAGTAACTTCTCCAAGACCTTTGTCTAAATTGTATAGTGGAATTTTTTCAACATTTTGCTTTATTAGCTCAATCTTATCTATTAAGTCTTCACTTTCTGGAAAGTATGCCTTTACTATTACTCCTTCATAGTTCTGCTCTAACAAGCTAGGCTCTATATAATCCCAACACTCATCACTTTTAGCATACAAAATGATATCATTCGGATCTTCAATAGATAAACCTCCTGCTCCAACATCATATAATATGCTTGAAACAGTCTCCACCGCCTCGGCTGTGGTTTTCACTTGTACTTCGATCCATTTCATATCATTCACATCTCCTATAAATAGTATTCTAAAATATTATACCCTATATGTTTGAAAAAACACAAAGGTTTATTAAAGCTGATATAATAATAACTCCATAAATATGGAGTTATTATTATCCTGAAAAGGCATCCTTAACTTTATCAAAAAAGCCTTTCTTATGCTCATAGACCTTTTCTCCACTTTCTACAGCAAATTGCTTAAGAATTTCTCTTTGCTTGTCAGTTAGTTTTGTTGGAACCTGTACAACAACCTTGACATATTGGTCTCCTCTTCCATATCCTCTTACATTAGGTATGCCTTTGCCTTTAAATTTCAATACTGTATCTGTTTGAGTCCCCTCAGGAATTATATGCTTTATTTTCTCTTCAAGAGAAGGAATCTCTATCTCTCCGCCAAGCGCAGCCTGTACAAATGATATAGGCACTTCACAGTATATATCATTTCCTTCTCTTGTGAATATTTCATGAGGCTTCACATTTATATATATATATAAGTCTCCATGAGAACCTCCTTTTTCACCAGCCTCTCCTTCTCCTCTTAGAGGGATAACTGAACCTGTATCTACACCAGCAGGTATTTTAATATTAATTTTTCTTGCTTTTCTTTCTTTTCCTGATCCAGAACATTTGCTACAAGGCTTATCAATTATCTCTCCTTGACCATTACACCTATCGCATGTACCTACTCTTACGAACTGACCAAAAGGAGTGGATTGAGCATATTTTACTTCTCCTGAACCATTACACTTAGGACATTTAATTTTGCTAGTTCCAGGCTCTGCTCCCGTACCACTGCATTTTGAACAATTTTCAGTTCTTTTAAACTCAATTTCTTTATCAACTCCAAAAACCGCTTCCTCAAACTCAATATCTAACCTATATTTAATATCAGAACCTTTTCTAGGTGCATTTCTCCTAGTACTACTAGAAAAACCACCTCCAAACATATCAAAAATATCCTCAAATATATCTCCGAAGCCTCCGAATCCTTCAAATCCTTGACTAAAGCCGCCTGCCTGACCACTTACACCTTCATGCCCAAATCTATCATATCTAGCTTTTTTATCAGGGTCGCTTAGTACCTCATAGGCTTCATTGACTTCTTTAAATTTTTGCTCAGCGTCTTTATTATCTGGATTTAAATCAGGATGATATTTTTTAGCTAATTGTCTAAAGGCTTTTTTAATTTCTTGTTCAGTAGCATTTTTATCAACGCCTAATACTTCATAGTAATCTCTTTTACTCAATGTTTCACCACCTTCTAATGGGGTATTACACTATAATTATAAACGATTATTAGTTTAATTTATTTGATACAATATGTCAATAGCCAATATAAAAGCTAAATCCCAAAGGACTTAGCTTTATATATGCTATTTGTCATCGTCTACTACTTCATAGTCAGCATCTACAACATTATCATCATGACCACTATCTTGATGAGGTTCTCCTTGAGCACCTTGCTGTGAAGCCTGTTCATATAATTTTTGAGATAGCGCATGGAACTCAGTTGTAAGTTCTTCTGTCTTTTTCTTAATATTTTCAATATCAGTTCCCTCAAGAGCTTTCTTTAACTCATCTAGTTTGCTTTGAACTTTTTCTTTTTCATCACCAGCTAGTTTTCCCTCAAGCTCTTTTAGTGTCTTTTCTGTTTGATATACTAATGAATCTGCATTGTTTCTAGCTTCTATATTTTCTTTATTCTTTCTGTCCTCTTCTGCAAATTGTTCAGCCTCTTTAACTTTTCGTTGTATCTCTTCTTCTGATAAGTTAGTAGAAGCAGTTATAGTTATCTTCTGTTCTTTTCCAGTTCCTAAATCCTTAGCGGATACATTAACGATACCATTAGCATCTATATCAAAAGTTACTTCAATTTGTGGTACTCCTCTTGGTGCTGGTGGAATTCCTGTTAACTGGAATCTTCCTAAAGTAATGTTCCCACTAGCCATTTGTCGTTCACCTTGTAGTACATGTATATCAACTGCAGTCTGATTATCAGCAGCTGTAGAGAAAACTTGACTTTTCTTTGTAGGTATAGTTGTATTTCTCTCTATAAGCTTAGTAAATACTCCACCTAAAGTTTCTATACCTAATGATAGTGGTGTTACGTCTAGTAATAGTAAATCCTTGACTTCACCACTTAAAACTCCAGCTTGAATTGCTGCTCCTAAAGCAACTACTTCATCTGGGTTAACACCTTTATGTGGTTCTTTTCCTGTTAGATTCTTAACTGCCTGCTGTACTGCAGGAATTCTAGAAGAACCACCTACAAGTATAACTTTATCTATATCTGCTGCAGATAGACCGGAATCGCTTAGAGCCTTCCTAGTAGGTACCATAGTTCTTTCTACTAGATGAGCTGTCAACTCATCAAACTTAGCTCTTGTTAAGTCCATAGTTAAATGTAATGGACCTGCTTGTGTAGCAGTTATAAATGGTAGATTTATATTAGTTGTCATTACGCTTGATAGCTCTTTCTTAGCTTTTTCAGCAGCCTCTTTTAATCTTTGAAGTGACATTTTATCATTTCTTAAATCTACACCATGTTCTTTTTTAAATTGTTCAGCCATGTAGTCTATGATTACCTGGTCAAAATCATCTCCACCAAGGTTATTATCTCCACTAGTAGCTATAACCTCAAACACTCCATCTCCTAACTCAAGTATGGAAACATCAAAAGTTCCTCCACCAAGGTCAAAAACCATTATTTTATGATGGTCTTCATCCTTATCCAGACCATAAGCTAATGATGCAGCAGTAGGCTCATTTATTATTCTTCTAACATTTAAGCCTGCTATTCTTCCTGCATCTTTTGTTGCCTGTCTTTGACTATCTGAAAAATAAGCTGGAACAGTAATAACTGCATCTGTTATTGTTTCCCCTAAATAAGCCTCGGCATCTGATTTTAGTTTTTGAAGTATCATAGCTGATATATCTTGAGGAGAATAATTTTTCCCATCTATTGTTACATTGTGGTCTTTTCCCATATATCTCTTAATTGAAGATATAGTTCTATCAGGATTTGTAACTGCTTGTCTTTTTGCTGTTTCCCCAACAAGTCTTTCTCCTTCTTTTGTAAAGGCAACTATAGAAGGAGTAGTTCTATTACCTTCAACGTTTGCGATAACAACTGGCTCTCCACCTTCCATTACTGCCACGCAAGAGTTTGTTGTTCCTAAGTCAATTCCAATAATTTTTGACATATTTATTCCTCCTTATGTAGTACTTAATTATTTTGAAACCTTAACCATACTAGGTCTTATAACTTTATCTTTCACTTTATAGCCCTTTAGAAACACTTCTGTCACTACATTTTCCTCATATTCATCACTTTCCTCTTGAGCAACTGCATGGTGAAAATTAGGGTCAAATTTTTCACCAACAGCGTTTATTTCCTCTAGCCCATTAGCCTGAAGTGATTCAATTAGTTGATTATAGACCATCTCAACCCCTTTATAAAGGTTTTCAACATTAGTCTCTTTTGTATCTACTTTAAGTGCTCTATCAAAATTGTCCATAACTGGAAGTAAGGATGCTATAATTTCTTGTGCTGCAAAATGATAAGAACTTTCCTTTTCCTTCTCTGTTCTCTTTTTAAAGTTATTAAAATCTGCTTGAAGCCTAACATATCTATTCATAAGCTCTTCGTATTCTGCTACTTTACTATTGTATTTCTCCAAAACATCTTCAACATTGATTTCTTTATCATTTTCCATTTCTTCTACATTAGCTTCAAGGTTACTATTTACTTCTTCACTTTCCAGGGTATGTGTTGCTAAATCCTCTTTAGATTTTTTCTCCATTTTCAATCCTCCATTCAAAGAACAATATTCCTATGTTCCTTCTATTCATATACTAGGTGTAAGATAAAGCTCTTACACCTTATTCATTAAAATATTTTTTCAATATTTCATTTAAGTCTAATGACAGAGATCTTACAACATTAATTGCATTAGAGTAATTCATTCTTGTAGGTCCTATTACCCCAATCTTTCCTATTGTTCTTCCATTTAGGCTATAGGTAGCTGTTATTACACTACAATTCTTTATTTCATCATAGGCATTCTCATTGCCAATTGTGATTTCAACATCATTTTGTTCTCCGCCTAGCATCATTGATAAAATATTTGGTTTATTCTCTAAAAACGAAATAAACTCCCTTGCTTTTTCAAGATCATTATATTCAGGGAAATTAAATATCTTAGTTACGCCATCTAAGAATACCCCTACTTCTGTTGTATCTTCTAATACGTGCATAATTATTGGAAAAATATCCAAAATAGATTGCTTAAATTCGTACATCTCCTTTACAAGCTTATCTAAGACTTCAGAATTAATCTCTCCAATATTATAACCCTTTAATTTATCATTCAAATAATTAGAAATTATATTTAACTGCTCAGAAGAAATATCTGAATCTGTTCTCAAAACAGTATTTTTTACTATGCCTGAATTTGTCACAATTACAACTAATATCTTAGTTTCATCTATAGGCACTAGTTGAATATGCTTTAGCTGACTTTTTTTAATTTGTGGAGCTATTGCTAGAGATGTATAATTAGTTACCTTTGAAAGAATTTTAGCAGCATTGTAGATAAGTTGGTCCACCTCTCCTATTTCCTTCACAAGCTTGCTTTTTAGGTCATGTCTTAAAATAAAGCCTAGATTACCTGATTGTAATAATCTATTCACATACAGTCTATAGCCTTTGTCTGATGGTATCCTGCCTGCGGAGGTATGTGGTTGCACTAGGTATCCAAGTTCTTCTAAATCAGACATTTCATTTCTAATAGTTGCAGAACTAACACCTAAGTCAAAATTTTTAGAAATAGTTCTAGAGCCTATAGGCTCTGCACTATCAATATAGCTTTGTATAATTGCCTGCAAAATCTTAAGTTTTCTATCATCAAGCATCATACATATCACATCCTATTTTATTGTTAGCACTCTCATTTAACGAGTGCTAATCCTCATGATTTTAAATTATCATTGTTATATTAAATTGTCAATACCTTTTTTTGCTTTGTTATGTCTATGGAATGATTTCCATAAAAACAATGTTACATAAATCTAACCCTTTTTTTGAAAGTTTTATATTTCCTTTACTTTCTTCTAATAAACCTTCTACAATAAATTTATTTATAGTTTTACCATAGACCTCGTTAATATTAGTATCAAACTTTTTTTTGAAATCCTTTGAATTGATTCCATTAATTAATCTTAGACCTAGAATTAAATATTCTGCCATCTCCATTTGACTATCTATAAATTCTTTTTCTACTAAAGCTAGGTTTTTATTGGATATTTGCTTAAAATAGATAGTCATATCTTCTGTATTACCATATCTATATTTGTTAAAGTATGAATGAGCAGATAAGCCTAATCCTATGTATGGTTCGCACTTCCAATAAATTAAATTATGCTTGCTTTCGTAGCCTTTCTTTGCAAAGTTTGATATTTCATAATGATAGTAACCCTTTTTTTCTAATAACTCAATTCCTCTATGATACATTTCTCTTTCTGTATCCTCATCAGGAAGGATCAGTTGTTTATTAATATAGCTATCATAGAATGGTGTACCTTCTTCTATTTTTAAGCTATAGTATGATATATGCTCAGGCTGTAATTGGGTAGCTAGTTCAGTTGTTCTGATAGAGTCTTCTAGAGTTTGTTCGGGAAGATTAAACATAAGATCAAAGCTAATGTTATTAAAGTCATATTTTCTAATTAGATTATAGGTATTGATAAAGTCTTCTACTGTGTGTATTCTTCCTATTTTCTTTAACATAGAATCATTCAAAGATTGAACACCTATACTAATTCTATTTATTCCAGCAGTTTTATAAATTTGCAGCTTATTTTCATCTAAAGTTTTTGGATTTGCTTCAATTGTTATTTCTGCTACTTTACTTGCATTTGTTTTCTTATAGATATGTTCAATTATTTCATATATGAATTTTCCATCAATTATAGTTGGAGTACCGCCACCTATAAATATTGTACTTACATTGTAATCTTTAAGAGCCTCTTCATATAAATCAATTTCTTTTTTTATATATGAAACGTATTCTTCTGCTCTATCTATCATCTTAGGAAAAGAACAAAAGTCGCAATAGTAGCATTTACTGTGGCAAAAAGGAATATGAATATATATTCCAACATCTTTCATAAATAACACTCCCTTATATATTTAGAAGCTAAGGAAATTTTCCTTAGCTTCATTCTATGAAAATTATAGAAATACACACTCACGGTTTCGGACATGAATAATTCTATAGCTCATTACGATAAAAAATCCTACAACTTGCAAACTCGCTTCGCTCAAACAGTGCAAGTTGCTTAACGGATTTTTAATCTACATTCGCTAAGAATTATAGTCATGTCCTGCAAATGTTCGCTTAGTATTTCTATAATTTTCTATATTCTTATTTCTCATCATATTTTAACACAGCTAAAAACGCCTCTTGTGGTACTTCTACGCTACCAATCTGTCTCATTCTCTTCTTTCCTTCTTTTTGCTTCTCTAGTAGCTTTTTCTTTCTAGAAATATCCCCACCATAGCATTTAGCTAACACGTCTTTTCTAAGAGCTTTTACAGTTTCTCTTGCAATAATTTTCCCACCAATAGCAGCTTGAATAGGTACTGCAAACTGATGCCTT
This genomic window contains:
- the prmA gene encoding 50S ribosomal protein L11 methyltransferase, with translation MKWIEVQVKTTAEAVETVSSILYDVGAGGLSIEDPNDIILYAKSDECWDYIEPSLLEQNYEGVIVKAYFPESEDLIDKIELIKQNVEKIPLYNLDKGLGEVTTSEVYEKDWAEAWKKYYKPKKIGDRIVVKPTWEEYKKEDNDIILELDPGMAFGTGTHETTILCIRQLEKYIDSGQTVFDVGCGSGILSIASAKLGAEKVVAVDFDELAVKVTKENARINNVEDIIDVRHGNLLDVVNETSDIIVANIIAEIIVVLTKDIPRFLKKGGIFITSGIIHEKIDMVKEAMIAEGLEIIDTITLGEWASVVAKLGE
- the hrcA gene encoding heat-inducible transcriptional repressor HrcA — its product is MMLDDRKLKILQAIIQSYIDSAEPIGSRTISKNFDLGVSSATIRNEMSDLEELGYLVQPHTSAGRIPSDKGYRLYVNRLLQSGNLGFILRHDLKSKLVKEIGEVDQLIYNAAKILSKVTNYTSLAIAPQIKKSQLKHIQLVPIDETKILVVIVTNSGIVKNTVLRTDSDISSEQLNIISNYLNDKLKGYNIGEINSEVLDKLVKEMYEFKQSILDIFPIIMHVLEDTTEVGVFLDGVTKIFNFPEYNDLEKAREFISFLENKPNILSMMLGGEQNDVEITIGNENAYDEIKNCSVITATYSLNGRTIGKIGVIGPTRMNYSNAINVVRSLSLDLNEILKKYFNE
- a CDS encoding 16S rRNA (uracil(1498)-N(3))-methyltransferase — its product is MHRFFVDKENIQDNKITIIGEDVKHIKNVLRLIEGDIVSLCDKQGTDYVAEICDLSKEKVICNILETKVSDTEPPIEVILYQGIPKSTKMDLIVQKSTELGVAKIIPVITDRTVVKIQDRKKEEKKLERWHKIAEEAAKQSKRSIIPEVCQILTFEEVLETLSRDEFIIVPYENEEIMGIKEVLKDKSYKKVNIIIGPEGGFEDKEIKLLKAIGAKIVSLGPRILRTETAGFITSAIVLYELGDLGVI
- the dnaJ gene encoding molecular chaperone DnaJ; its protein translation is MSKRDYYEVLGVDKNATEQEIKKAFRQLAKKYHPDLNPDNKDAEQKFKEVNEAYEVLSDPDKKARYDRFGHEGVSGQAGGFSQGFEGFGGFGDIFEDIFDMFGGGFSSSTRRNAPRKGSDIKYRLDIEFEEAVFGVDKEIEFKRTENCSKCSGTGAEPGTSKIKCPKCNGSGEVKYAQSTPFGQFVRVGTCDRCNGQGEIIDKPCSKCSGSGKERKARKINIKIPAGVDTGSVIPLRGEGEAGEKGGSHGDLYIYINVKPHEIFTREGNDIYCEVPISFVQAALGGEIEIPSLEEKIKHIIPEGTQTDTVLKFKGKGIPNVRGYGRGDQYVKVVVQVPTKLTDKQREILKQFAVESGEKVYEHKKGFFDKVKDAFSG
- the grpE gene encoding nucleotide exchange factor GrpE, which translates into the protein MEKKSKEDLATHTLESEEVNSNLEANVEEMENDKEINVEDVLEKYNSKVAEYEELMNRYVRLQADFNNFKKRTEKEKESSYHFAAQEIIASLLPVMDNFDRALKVDTKETNVENLYKGVEMVYNQLIESLQANGLEEINAVGEKFDPNFHHAVAQEESDEYEENVVTEVFLKGYKVKDKVIRPSMVKVSK
- the hemW gene encoding radical SAM family heme chaperone HemW, with amino-acid sequence MKDVGIYIHIPFCHSKCYYCDFCSFPKMIDRAEEYVSYIKKEIDLYEEALKDYNVSTIFIGGGTPTIIDGKFIYEIIEHIYKKTNASKVAEITIEANPKTLDENKLQIYKTAGINRISIGVQSLNDSMLKKIGRIHTVEDFINTYNLIRKYDFNNISFDLMFNLPEQTLEDSIRTTELATQLQPEHISYYSLKIEEGTPFYDSYINKQLILPDEDTEREMYHRGIELLEKKGYYHYEISNFAKKGYESKHNLIYWKCEPYIGLGLSAHSYFNKYRYGNTEDMTIYFKQISNKNLALVEKEFIDSQMEMAEYLILGLRLINGINSKDFKKKFDTNINEVYGKTINKFIVEGLLEESKGNIKLSKKGLDLCNIVFMEIIP
- the mtaB gene encoding tRNA (N(6)-L-threonylcarbamoyladenosine(37)-C(2))-methylthiotransferase MtaB, giving the protein MSKVAFHTLGCKVNQYETEAMAELFEKNGYEVVHEDEIADVYVINTCTITNLGDRKSRQFIRRAKNNNPDAVVAVVGCYAQTASEEIMAIDEVDIIIGTKDRNRIVELSNRVRESKEKINIVTDIMKQHEFEEMMIENIEGKTRAFLKIQEGCNQFCSYCIIPYARGPIRSRKLENILTEVDKLAKSGFKEVVLTGIHIASYGKDMGEIRLIDVIESVHQISGIERIRLGSIEPTIVTKEFLDRLTKLPKACDHFHLSLQSGSDSVLKRMNRKYSTDEYRKIVELIREYMPNAGITTDIIVGFPGETEEEFSETCRLVNEIGFSKIHVFPYSPRKGTPAAKHKNQLPGNIKQLRSKELIKIGDENTQKFNEKFISSTLDVLFEEQSKISMDFIEGYTTNYIRVLAKADTLFEGKILPVELEKVQGENMVGKILY
- the dnaK gene encoding molecular chaperone DnaK, with the translated sequence MSKIIGIDLGTTNSCVAVMEGGEPVVIANVEGNRTTPSIVAFTKEGERLVGETAKRQAVTNPDRTISSIKRYMGKDHNVTIDGKNYSPQDISAMILQKLKSDAEAYLGETITDAVITVPAYFSDSQRQATKDAGRIAGLNVRRIINEPTAASLAYGLDKDEDHHKIMVFDLGGGTFDVSILELGDGVFEVIATSGDNNLGGDDFDQVIIDYMAEQFKKEHGVDLRNDKMSLQRLKEAAEKAKKELSSVMTTNINLPFITATQAGPLHLTMDLTRAKFDELTAHLVERTMVPTRKALSDSGLSAADIDKVILVGGSSRIPAVQQAVKNLTGKEPHKGVNPDEVVALGAAIQAGVLSGEVKDLLLLDVTPLSLGIETLGGVFTKLIERNTTIPTKKSQVFSTAADNQTAVDIHVLQGERQMASGNITLGRFQLTGIPPAPRGVPQIEVTFDIDANGIVNVSAKDLGTGKEQKITITASTNLSEEEIQRKVKEAEQFAEEDRKNKENIEARNNADSLVYQTEKTLKELEGKLAGDEKEKVQSKLDELKKALEGTDIENIKKKTEELTTEFHALSQKLYEQASQQGAQGEPHQDSGHDDNVVDADYEVVDDDK